A single window of Acidimicrobiia bacterium DNA harbors:
- a CDS encoding PrsW family glutamic-type intramembrane protease, producing MSASTPTAFSPAAAPQDRKTAATQSSVDPAPLWSPAEERALLEIVGRSTPVVTDGWRTIDLGRALLLGSPLAVAIRLMHLVAVVAFVLFVKGLSSTTSWGNLWHSFRYPLYTVALLLIVSITVRRLPAQKLIRYWGLGTMLTTSLVYYLAGPLMRIFESESPDIWLVPPLEEAAKLAPIVVLLAFMRRLKFQYGTADVLVIGFVLGFGFAFTEDALWGRTTADGFRGVWGYLIPGMWNVGDGSVVVGHAVWSAVAAFGLALVVLHWRNALLLMVGGICLVAPTLDHMRSNDHDSIAPWLQNIFIGHYSLPVLFLAAIVLAVGLDYFTLRRVSVRDHLLAPRQNPSQGYLKNQNVDRSFLDRLTPWRYLRLRNGLYYHRAYEVDPWPQKRPADYTVALRMAGRAGRECGALDGNLPAEMGWAPCPNNLQHQRWFNDQGWSPYVVATNSGVEEPIVEAAPDRPEAMAQPPQRAPEAWVKQVAALVVLATAYVVYRVATGSEPEPDVIRFMPVPGGDGLPGGLVGDPSVRLPEVWWTSLPGAGNPPPPWGDLGGPMSGPPSPDPTPPPPPDETGPNLDGPDAPPDSEGPPPLPTGPPNDGPPDDGPPDDPDDTNEDCP from the coding sequence ATGTCAGCCTCCACCCCAACTGCGTTTTCCCCAGCTGCAGCCCCACAAGATCGAAAAACCGCGGCCACCCAATCCTCGGTCGATCCTGCCCCGCTATGGAGCCCAGCTGAAGAACGTGCCCTGCTCGAGATAGTTGGGCGTTCAACCCCGGTAGTCACCGACGGCTGGCGAACTATTGACCTTGGTCGAGCGCTGTTGTTGGGCTCTCCGCTGGCAGTAGCCATTCGTTTAATGCATCTGGTAGCCGTGGTGGCCTTCGTCCTTTTCGTTAAAGGGCTCTCCAGCACCACGTCATGGGGAAACCTTTGGCACAGCTTTCGTTACCCCCTCTACACGGTGGCTCTGTTGCTGATCGTCAGCATCACGGTGCGTCGACTACCAGCACAAAAGCTTATTCGCTACTGGGGGCTCGGTACGATGTTGACCACCAGCTTGGTGTACTACCTAGCCGGACCCCTAATGCGAATCTTCGAGAGTGAAAGTCCCGACATTTGGTTGGTGCCGCCCCTTGAAGAAGCCGCCAAATTGGCCCCGATAGTGGTGTTGTTGGCATTCATGCGTCGGTTGAAGTTCCAATATGGCACCGCCGATGTGTTGGTGATTGGTTTCGTTCTCGGTTTCGGGTTTGCGTTCACCGAAGATGCACTGTGGGGTCGAACCACAGCCGATGGGTTTCGGGGTGTTTGGGGTTACCTAATTCCAGGAATGTGGAATGTGGGTGATGGTTCGGTAGTCGTTGGTCATGCCGTGTGGAGCGCGGTGGCGGCTTTCGGATTGGCACTAGTGGTGTTGCACTGGCGCAACGCCTTGTTGCTGATGGTTGGTGGAATCTGTTTGGTGGCACCAACCCTTGATCACATGAGAAGCAACGATCATGACAGCATCGCCCCTTGGTTGCAGAACATATTTATCGGCCACTACTCCTTACCGGTACTTTTCTTGGCGGCCATTGTGCTAGCAGTTGGGCTCGACTACTTCACGCTGCGGCGGGTGTCAGTTCGTGATCATCTTTTAGCCCCACGCCAAAACCCTTCGCAGGGTTACCTCAAGAACCAAAATGTTGACCGCAGTTTCTTAGACCGCTTGACACCCTGGCGATATTTGCGTTTGCGCAATGGACTGTATTACCACCGTGCCTATGAGGTAGACCCATGGCCACAAAAGCGCCCGGCCGATTACACCGTGGCCTTGCGAATGGCTGGCCGAGCAGGTCGAGAGTGCGGTGCGCTAGACGGTAATCTGCCTGCCGAGATGGGCTGGGCCCCATGTCCGAACAACCTGCAACACCAACGGTGGTTCAATGATCAGGGCTGGAGCCCTTATGTGGTCGCAACGAATAGCGGTGTTGAAGAACCAATTGTTGAAGCGGCACCGGATCGACCCGAAGCCATGGCCCAGCCACCGCAGCGAGCGCCCGAGGCATGGGTGAAGCAGGTGGCGGCGCTAGTGGTGTTAGCGACCGCTTATGTTGTTTATCGCGTGGCCACCGGCAGTGAACCAGAGCCTGACGTTATTCGGTTTATGCCGGTTCCTGGAGGTGATGGTTTACCCGGCGGCCTAGTTGGCGACCCTTCCGTGCGCCTGCCAGAAGTGTGGTGGACAAGTTTGCCCGGTGCCGGGAATCCACCGCCGCCTTGGGGCGATCTCGGTGGTCCAATGTCGGGACCCCCAAGCCCCGACCCAACGCCACCTCCACCTCCCGATGAAACCGGACCGAACCTCGATGGTCCTGACGCTCCTCCAGACAGTGAAGGTCCACCGCCACTGCCCACTGGCCCGCCGAATGATGGACCTCCTGATGATGGACCACCTGATGATCCTGATGATACGAATGAGGACTGTCCATGA
- a CDS encoding acyl-CoA dehydrogenase has translation MSIAISEDHKALAETAADFLTNRGAIRAARTLLETPDEPITELWGEMVAMGWPGLHIPEEYGGSGYSLEELVVVIEQTGREVTPGPLVPTTIASAVIDAVADEATKARLLPGLVDGSLLGGIGLGGSVSANGDKVSGDAGTVLGGGLANIIVVPTGADLAIVEVGAGTSVENPPNLDPTRRSARVSFDGAEATVVAGGAQALVDLARVILAAEATGLAAASTDQGAQYAKERLQFGRVIGTYQAVKHHCANMAVATELATSAVWDAAKAAATGGDVFTFTAATAASLAADAAYLCANLNTQVHGGIAITWEHDAHLNMRRSIVLGSIIRPDDAAADLVDLTRKGVSRGKEVELPEEAEPIRAEVQAFIAEHQALPEAEQKANLIDSGYAFAHWPAPYGRNAGPIEQLVIEQEFAKAGIQRPNLGITGWNILTLVQYATQDQLDRWVMPALNQEVIWCQLFSEPDAGSDAAGVKTKATRVDGGWLVNGQKVWTSGAHLSSFGLATVRTNPDVPKHDGITMMVIDMHAEGVEVRPLRQTSGDSGFNEVFFTDVFVPDDDVVGPVDGGWTVARATLGNESVSIGGGQGGMSVPPSMLVETFDAHPERLDGGAARLGRYIAKNQAIGLLNLRAVNRAVAGAGPGPEGAMTKLILSELGHESAAFIAEMNGPDTAFTDGLGAIGHGLFMMHRGMSIAGGTSEIKRNQIGERILGLPRDPLIK, from the coding sequence ATGTCGATTGCTATATCCGAAGACCACAAGGCTCTAGCGGAAACAGCCGCAGATTTCTTGACCAACCGCGGAGCCATCAGGGCCGCACGGACACTGCTTGAAACCCCCGACGAGCCCATTACCGAGCTGTGGGGCGAAATGGTTGCCATGGGTTGGCCAGGGCTCCACATTCCCGAAGAGTATGGCGGTTCGGGCTACAGCCTTGAAGAGCTAGTGGTGGTCATCGAACAAACTGGCCGCGAGGTGACCCCCGGCCCATTAGTTCCAACCACAATTGCCAGCGCCGTGATCGATGCCGTGGCCGACGAGGCCACCAAAGCCCGGCTCCTACCAGGTCTGGTTGACGGTTCACTCCTAGGCGGTATTGGCCTTGGCGGAAGCGTTTCCGCCAACGGCGACAAAGTCTCAGGCGATGCGGGCACGGTCTTGGGCGGCGGATTAGCCAACATCATCGTGGTGCCTACAGGAGCCGACCTAGCCATCGTGGAAGTCGGTGCTGGTACCTCCGTTGAAAATCCACCCAACCTCGACCCCACCCGTCGCAGCGCACGCGTTTCATTTGATGGCGCCGAAGCCACGGTAGTGGCTGGTGGCGCTCAAGCTTTAGTTGATTTAGCCCGCGTTATTCTGGCCGCAGAGGCTACCGGGCTAGCCGCAGCCTCTACTGACCAGGGTGCCCAATACGCCAAAGAACGTCTGCAGTTCGGTCGTGTGATTGGAACCTATCAAGCGGTGAAGCATCACTGTGCCAACATGGCGGTCGCGACCGAGCTGGCCACCAGTGCCGTTTGGGATGCCGCCAAAGCTGCTGCCACCGGAGGTGATGTTTTCACCTTCACCGCTGCTACGGCGGCCTCACTAGCAGCCGATGCCGCTTATCTCTGTGCCAACCTGAATACCCAGGTACACGGTGGCATCGCCATTACTTGGGAGCATGACGCCCACCTAAATATGCGCCGCTCGATCGTGCTGGGAAGCATCATTCGCCCCGACGACGCTGCCGCTGATTTGGTTGATCTAACCCGCAAGGGTGTTTCACGAGGTAAAGAGGTTGAGCTTCCCGAAGAAGCCGAACCAATCCGGGCCGAAGTCCAAGCTTTCATTGCCGAGCATCAAGCCCTTCCCGAGGCTGAACAAAAGGCCAACCTTATTGACTCGGGTTACGCGTTTGCCCACTGGCCAGCCCCATATGGCCGCAACGCTGGCCCAATCGAGCAGCTGGTCATCGAGCAAGAATTTGCTAAGGCTGGTATTCAGCGCCCCAATCTGGGCATCACCGGATGGAATATTCTGACCTTGGTGCAATACGCCACCCAAGACCAGCTCGATCGTTGGGTCATGCCAGCTCTCAACCAAGAAGTTATTTGGTGTCAGCTCTTCTCGGAACCCGATGCTGGCTCGGATGCCGCTGGTGTGAAGACCAAAGCCACCAGAGTTGACGGCGGCTGGCTGGTCAATGGCCAAAAAGTGTGGACCTCGGGTGCCCATCTGTCGTCATTTGGCCTGGCTACAGTACGAACCAACCCCGATGTACCCAAGCACGATGGCATCACCATGATGGTGATTGATATGCACGCTGAAGGCGTTGAGGTTCGTCCCCTGCGTCAAACCAGCGGTGATTCCGGCTTCAACGAGGTGTTCTTCACTGATGTTTTTGTGCCCGACGACGATGTGGTTGGCCCTGTTGACGGTGGTTGGACTGTCGCTCGCGCCACTCTAGGCAACGAGAGTGTCAGCATTGGTGGGGGGCAAGGTGGTATGTCCGTTCCACCATCGATGTTGGTTGAAACTTTCGATGCTCATCCCGAGCGTCTTGATGGTGGCGCTGCCCGCCTAGGCCGTTATATCGCCAAGAACCAAGCTATTGGGTTGTTGAACCTGCGGGCTGTGAACCGTGCCGTTGCGGGCGCTGGACCTGGCCCCGAAGGTGCCATGACCAAGCTCATCTTGTCAGAGCTAGGCCACGAATCGGCAGCCTTCATTGCTGAAATGAACGGCCCCGACACTGCCTTTACCGATGGTTTGGGAGCTATTGGTCACGGCCTCTTCATGATGCATCGTGGCATGTCGATCGCCGGTGGAACCTCGGAGATTAAGCGGAATCAAATTGGTGAGCGCATCCTCGGGCTCCCCCGCGACCCGTTGATTAAGTAG
- a CDS encoding helix-turn-helix transcriptional regulator — translation MEATLIAEARSSAQLSLRELAKRAGTSHSTLVAYEHARNSPSIDTMMRIIRAAGYELDVRLERRIRRANGLDRGDELEMALELAAQFPARHSRTLQAPKFRIQPVE, via the coding sequence ATGGAAGCAACTTTGATCGCCGAAGCCCGCTCATCGGCACAACTGAGTTTGCGAGAGTTAGCCAAGCGCGCAGGCACCTCACACTCGACTTTGGTGGCCTACGAACACGCCCGTAACAGCCCCTCAATCGACACTATGATGCGAATAATTCGTGCCGCGGGCTACGAGCTCGACGTTCGTTTAGAACGCCGAATTCGCCGGGCCAACGGGCTCGACCGAGGCGATGAGCTTGAGATGGCCTTGGAACTAGCCGCGCAATTTCCGGCCCGTCACTCTCGCACCCTTCAGGCCCCCAAGTTCCGAATTCAACCGGTTGAATAA
- a CDS encoding PadR family transcriptional regulator, which produces MRNMRNYRGGGFDSGFEPRERNDGRGYGRGRGPGRGHGGGGSGAGRGWAAAERSGPGRRGGPRRARRGEVRAMILALLAEQPMHGYEMIKEIEERTGGVWKPSPGSIYPTLSMLEDEGLLTADQESGRRSFTLTEAGRTEAAKGEGQATPWETVMAGVSASDHSLRQVTRQVGMASRQVAEAGNEKAKADAVAVLVEARKKLYAILAEAD; this is translated from the coding sequence ATGAGAAACATGCGTAATTACAGAGGCGGCGGTTTCGACAGTGGTTTTGAGCCGCGTGAACGAAATGACGGTCGCGGTTACGGTCGAGGCCGAGGTCCAGGTCGTGGTCACGGTGGCGGCGGATCCGGTGCAGGCCGAGGATGGGCAGCTGCCGAAAGATCAGGCCCCGGTCGCCGGGGTGGGCCTCGTCGTGCGCGCCGCGGTGAAGTCCGAGCCATGATCTTGGCCTTGCTAGCCGAACAACCGATGCACGGTTATGAGATGATCAAAGAAATTGAAGAACGTACCGGTGGAGTGTGGAAACCCAGCCCCGGTTCCATTTATCCAACCTTGTCGATGTTGGAAGATGAAGGCTTGCTCACCGCTGATCAAGAGTCAGGCCGTCGTTCTTTTACCCTAACCGAAGCAGGTCGCACCGAGGCCGCTAAAGGGGAAGGGCAAGCAACCCCTTGGGAAACAGTGATGGCCGGAGTAAGCGCTTCGGACCACTCGCTGCGCCAAGTCACGCGACAAGTAGGTATGGCCTCGCGCCAGGTGGCCGAAGCTGGCAATGAAAAGGCCAAAGCCGATGCCGTTGCGGTGCTTGTTGAGGCTCGCAAAAAGCTCTACGCCATTCTGGCCGAAGCTGATTAG
- a CDS encoding RHS repeat-associated core domain-containing protein, translated as MSDPLQVVINGSTQAALLHVDLGAGLRFYADERSTSRRLRDYELRVALTGARPPSDITAVLVEADLPSGLVSAELAPKPHLVWQHYWDGQGPSPEAVNSANGAEMALTPTIGSSSIPVRVGWRRQPTRGRPEHTQWWQRDQIRGTWDARSVGFGGFVPYGLCHFEPSTQVLWHGAGQRSTQVDVVPGTKRSTIGLSWVPARDEHIVVATQAHVHVFGGNGYHLRSFNRVSTKETFRARYDDRWQLTGWTLPGDVQISCQIGAETVQIRSFTGAQYELVLDAHGRAASLKLIKNNEAAPALFEFGFNEHGLLENVTDPVGLEARVLHDQLGNATAVSWSSGYRVDTVITNDAGVRKISQLSGGGQESSVSRRSVNMKGTELRQHCCGSGSDTIITEAPGETITLQPNGTVVNVATETRSSSDGVTQIERVTHRTPGGRLKTTIRHKNTAAKGTITEVVDQHGSKWRRSFDPQRRAFTEESPNGLVTSAEFTEANQRRWTQPGLGVVEATYEQGRLVHQRAGTSEASFLYNEHGWVSAINHDGLKREFRYDSAGRLVDEFNGLGWLHYERDAAGRVVATTSPNGDQTQLELALDGLVLKRRRPTEIGIVTEEFTYNDDRILVSSQVEGEAALDYVRDQAGRVTKLSAGETETSFVWNPHSGQPQSAATHHGDSVAYVYDGYLLARHETTGRVNATIEFDYDQHFRECSVTVDGLIVNTERDAAGNILVRGPVRVVREAETDRVSSLLVGQLRTEYQYNSSGALVFHATYHGEQLIFAETITRDSAGQIVEVVETESASQQTIKYRYDQAKRLVGAWRDNSVLLGLNFDPNDNIVEYIRSDQHLTATIGAGDRLRTFDGLPVEHSPSGLVQRLGRRQFHYDGFGQLQRVDVDFSLPASASREHQGSKVDPTETAGEVNVEGVSHSVEYRRDAFGRPLEANDNGNLRYQLLWRGQRVAQVYYPNGRTLRTVHVDTATAPEVLFGGNELLRVISDHRGNVRRVIEATTGEVVQALDYDPLGDIVADSNPGFQPFGYAGALHDSVAQVVDLGARQLDLSSSRFLQPDPLDLAGGQSNLYVYAGNNPVNRHDPHGLQSSSQAPVQVCEATIMPTPGRSSWASVDHGYLKVNGHRRGMAGTGDWRDGLWVEWEEHGDEYADVESCRPIEDADPECLLNVTTPGGGLLFYAPNNICWDAVWEALDACSPDANWSFGETDETWPLARAHEGISNVSRTSRRYTRKAIDTILGWFD; from the coding sequence ATGAGTGATCCACTACAAGTCGTCATCAATGGAAGCACTCAAGCGGCGTTGCTGCATGTTGATCTGGGCGCGGGCTTGCGTTTCTACGCCGATGAGCGAAGTACCTCGCGGCGACTTCGGGACTATGAACTACGGGTGGCACTCACCGGAGCGCGTCCACCAAGCGACATAACAGCCGTCTTGGTTGAAGCTGATTTGCCCTCGGGGTTGGTAAGCGCCGAACTAGCACCCAAGCCACACTTAGTCTGGCAGCACTACTGGGATGGTCAAGGACCGAGCCCCGAAGCTGTTAATTCCGCCAACGGTGCGGAAATGGCGTTAACCCCGACTATCGGTTCTTCGAGTATTCCGGTTCGGGTTGGTTGGCGACGTCAACCAACCCGCGGTCGGCCCGAACATACTCAGTGGTGGCAACGAGACCAGATCCGGGGAACGTGGGATGCGCGCAGCGTAGGTTTTGGTGGATTTGTACCTTATGGCTTATGCCACTTTGAGCCTTCCACGCAGGTGCTTTGGCACGGTGCTGGCCAACGCTCCACGCAGGTTGATGTGGTTCCTGGCACCAAGCGATCAACGATTGGTCTTTCGTGGGTACCCGCTCGTGATGAGCACATTGTGGTGGCCACCCAAGCACATGTTCATGTCTTTGGCGGAAATGGTTACCATCTGCGTAGCTTCAACCGTGTTAGTACCAAAGAAACGTTTCGTGCTCGATACGACGACCGTTGGCAGCTCACTGGCTGGACTCTGCCTGGTGATGTTCAAATTTCTTGCCAAATTGGGGCTGAAACCGTTCAGATTCGGAGCTTTACCGGAGCACAGTACGAGCTCGTCCTAGACGCCCATGGTCGTGCTGCCAGCCTGAAGTTGATCAAAAATAATGAAGCCGCTCCAGCGCTCTTTGAATTTGGGTTCAATGAACATGGGCTACTTGAAAACGTGACCGATCCCGTGGGTCTAGAAGCGCGAGTGCTTCACGACCAGCTCGGTAACGCAACCGCGGTCTCGTGGTCGAGCGGATATCGGGTTGACACCGTTATTACCAATGATGCTGGAGTTCGAAAGATTTCCCAGCTAAGCGGCGGAGGTCAAGAGTCAAGCGTTAGTCGACGTTCGGTAAACATGAAGGGCACCGAACTCCGCCAGCATTGTTGCGGAAGCGGTTCCGACACCATAATCACCGAGGCACCGGGTGAAACCATCACCCTGCAGCCGAATGGCACCGTGGTGAATGTGGCAACCGAGACCCGCTCGAGTTCGGATGGCGTTACGCAAATTGAACGGGTCACTCATCGCACACCTGGTGGGCGACTAAAAACCACTATCCGGCACAAGAACACGGCGGCCAAGGGCACGATCACCGAGGTAGTTGACCAACACGGTTCGAAATGGCGACGAAGTTTTGATCCTCAGCGAAGAGCGTTTACCGAAGAATCGCCGAACGGCTTAGTGACTAGCGCGGAATTTACTGAAGCTAACCAGCGCCGCTGGACACAACCCGGGTTAGGGGTGGTGGAAGCTACCTACGAGCAAGGTCGCCTGGTTCACCAGAGAGCTGGTACTTCTGAAGCGAGTTTCCTGTACAACGAGCACGGCTGGGTAAGTGCCATCAACCACGATGGTCTCAAAAGAGAGTTTCGTTATGACTCGGCTGGTCGGCTGGTAGATGAGTTTAACGGGCTTGGCTGGCTGCATTATGAGCGAGACGCTGCCGGTCGGGTGGTAGCTACAACCTCTCCAAACGGCGACCAAACCCAGTTGGAACTGGCTCTCGATGGGCTGGTTCTCAAACGGCGGCGACCGACCGAGATTGGCATTGTTACCGAAGAGTTCACTTACAACGATGATCGTATTTTGGTTTCTAGCCAAGTCGAAGGCGAGGCAGCACTCGACTATGTCCGCGACCAGGCCGGGCGTGTGACGAAGCTAAGTGCAGGCGAGACGGAAACCTCTTTCGTTTGGAATCCACACAGCGGTCAACCACAAAGCGCCGCCACCCACCACGGCGACAGCGTTGCCTATGTTTACGATGGATATTTGTTGGCGCGTCATGAGACAACCGGGCGGGTTAATGCCACCATTGAATTCGACTATGACCAGCATTTTCGGGAATGTTCGGTAACCGTCGATGGGCTAATCGTGAACACCGAACGCGATGCTGCTGGCAACATTTTGGTGAGGGGTCCGGTCCGAGTAGTGCGGGAAGCTGAAACTGATCGGGTTTCGTCACTGCTTGTTGGACAGTTACGCACCGAATACCAATACAACTCGAGCGGGGCACTGGTATTTCACGCCACCTACCACGGCGAGCAGCTGATTTTCGCGGAAACCATCACCCGTGATTCCGCGGGCCAAATAGTAGAAGTAGTAGAAACCGAATCAGCCTCGCAACAAACCATTAAATACCGCTACGACCAGGCAAAACGTTTAGTCGGAGCTTGGCGAGATAATTCAGTTTTGCTGGGTCTAAACTTCGATCCCAACGACAACATTGTTGAATACATTCGTAGTGATCAACACCTGACCGCCACCATTGGGGCAGGTGATCGACTACGCACCTTCGATGGTTTGCCGGTGGAACACAGCCCCTCAGGACTAGTGCAACGCCTTGGCCGACGCCAGTTCCACTACGACGGTTTTGGCCAGTTACAGAGAGTGGACGTTGACTTTTCGCTGCCAGCGTCAGCCTCGAGGGAACACCAAGGATCTAAGGTTGACCCAACCGAAACAGCAGGCGAAGTCAACGTCGAAGGCGTATCGCATTCGGTCGAATACCGGCGTGACGCCTTTGGTCGGCCGCTCGAAGCCAATGACAACGGCAACCTGCGCTATCAGCTGTTGTGGCGTGGTCAGCGTGTGGCCCAGGTCTACTATCCAAACGGCCGTACCCTACGAACCGTGCATGTCGATACGGCCACAGCACCAGAAGTTCTCTTTGGGGGCAACGAATTGCTTCGTGTGATCAGCGACCACCGAGGCAACGTGCGGCGAGTGATTGAAGCAACGACCGGTGAAGTGGTCCAAGCCCTGGATTACGACCCGCTGGGTGACATCGTGGCTGATTCCAATCCCGGTTTCCAGCCTTTTGGTTATGCGGGAGCGCTGCATGACTCAGTGGCCCAAGTGGTTGATTTGGGTGCTCGACAACTCGACCTTTCAAGTTCCCGTTTCTTACAGCCCGACCCGCTCGATTTAGCTGGTGGCCAGTCAAACCTGTATGTCTATGCTGGCAACAATCCCGTTAACCGCCACGACCCGCACGGGTTACAGAGTTCTTCACAAGCCCCAGTGCAGGTTTGTGAAGCCACCATTATGCCCACACCGGGCCGGTCGTCTTGGGCATCGGTGGACCACGGTTATTTGAAGGTCAACGGTCATCGGCGGGGAATGGCTGGTACCGGTGACTGGCGAGACGGCCTGTGGGTGGAGTGGGAAGAACACGGTGATGAATATGCCGATGTTGAAAGTTGTCGTCCCATTGAAGATGCTGACCCGGAATGTTTGTTGAACGTGACCACCCCCGGGGGAGGTTTACTATTTTATGCGCCTAACAACATTTGTTGGGATGCGGTTTGGGAAGCCCTTGACGCTTGTTCGCCCGATGCTAACTGGAGCTTTGGCGAAACCGATGAGACCTGGCCTTTGGCACGGGCGCACGAAGGTATCAGTAACGTTTCTCGAACCAGTCGACGCTACACGCGCAAAGCCATCGATACGATTCTTGGTTGGTTCGACTGA
- a CDS encoding GNAT family N-acetyltransferase — translation MLFPTWTKPLKGGQREVIQIRPATVDDQAFLETMFAVAVDWHANPLRPVAEIMSEPGLAKYVADFPKNGDYGFVAHTNGTPLGATWYRYFNTDEPSYGFVDENTPELILGLVSEARGQGLGSRLIEMLIDAARSKELPALSLSVDNANPAMRIYRRLGFVVVDEKSSEDGSITHSTMLLKLNP, via the coding sequence GTGCTGTTTCCAACCTGGACCAAACCGTTGAAAGGCGGGCAACGAGAAGTGATCCAAATCAGGCCAGCCACCGTTGACGACCAGGCCTTTCTCGAAACAATGTTTGCCGTGGCAGTCGACTGGCACGCCAATCCACTTCGTCCAGTAGCAGAAATTATGTCCGAGCCGGGGCTAGCCAAATATGTGGCCGATTTCCCAAAGAATGGCGACTATGGCTTCGTGGCACACACCAACGGCACCCCACTCGGCGCTACCTGGTACCGCTACTTCAATACCGATGAACCTAGCTACGGTTTCGTCGATGAAAACACACCAGAGCTAATCCTCGGACTGGTTTCAGAAGCTCGAGGACAAGGCCTGGGTAGCCGCTTAATCGAGATGCTGATTGATGCGGCACGGTCGAAGGAGCTGCCAGCACTTAGCCTCAGTGTCGACAACGCCAACCCGGCGATGCGTATCTATCGGAGGTTAGGTTTCGTGGTCGTAGACGAAAAATCTTCCGAAGACGGCAGCATCACCCACAGTACGATGCTGCTCAAACTAAACCCGTAG
- a CDS encoding hemerythrin domain-containing protein produces the protein MSPAAGSNGGYHKWRGSWLGSRDMCDHCGCRDYEPIAELTAEHDEIMNLARSVAVATEDGLADPLEVERLQALLELHTTKEEIGLYPLLLSTGDLEPEVCEAFENEHDDLHQMLTDGVFDQRQYNILVTHIEAEEYGLFPSAMYAFDAELWTKLSEAHHRAMHQLGIAHEH, from the coding sequence ATGTCGCCAGCTGCTGGTTCAAACGGCGGCTATCACAAGTGGCGGGGAAGCTGGCTAGGCTCGAGAGATATGTGCGATCACTGCGGATGTCGCGACTATGAGCCGATTGCCGAACTTACCGCCGAGCACGACGAGATCATGAACCTGGCGCGTTCGGTAGCGGTGGCCACCGAAGATGGGCTTGCCGACCCTCTTGAGGTTGAGCGATTGCAAGCATTGTTAGAGCTGCATACCACTAAAGAAGAAATTGGTCTGTACCCGTTACTTCTTAGTACCGGCGATTTAGAGCCCGAGGTATGTGAGGCTTTTGAAAACGAACACGATGACCTTCACCAGATGTTAACGGATGGGGTCTTTGACCAGCGTCAATACAACATTTTGGTGACGCATATTGAAGCCGAAGAATACGGGCTCTTCCCCAGCGCCATGTACGCCTTTGATGCCGAGCTATGGACCAAGCTGTCGGAAGCTCATCATCGGGCCATGCACCAACTAGGCATTGCGCACGAGCACTAA